A stretch of Rhinoderma darwinii isolate aRhiDar2 chromosome 4, aRhiDar2.hap1, whole genome shotgun sequence DNA encodes these proteins:
- the LOC142759143 gene encoding embryonic protein UVS.2-like isoform X2, with the protein MALSIMLLWLVGCLLIQATPIKKTKDAGKTIAPYPYADSRAMFEIIKEANKDIAVFLVGGDINVKHSRSAKVCPGCQWKKSANGMVIVPFVVSPDYSSFEISMFDTLMKEFEIMTCVQFVNRSNEHDYISIETGGGCWSYVGKVGGDYSNFILDGGDTFQLPYGYNSILQFNSNYYSTGKPSMDVKSDPTITLGQYVGLDDSDVKKVNALYNCNVCSRKFVKLSGTFIYSSTLSSQGGPSCFYLIQSVYKVSLQLNDINILSSPDCDDAYIKVYDGVSKSSRLLLDKTCGSNVVPPLISSGFYMLIEIVNNQPSVESTFSASYQSVKYGETFVAQTGIVKSPGFPNIYPTHLDVVYSIIAPEGYTVVLNFLFFWIQNSPKCIPEYLIIRDGPLTTSPILGTYCGRLDNIQVASTGNVVLLQFHSGNLIEYNGFYAKYKFENNINSFRNIRLNSEYIRPSTDRDIL; encoded by the exons ATGGCGCTTAGTATCATGTTGCTGTGGTTAGTTGGCTGTTTACTCATTCAGGCGACACCAATAAAG AAAACAAAAGATGCTGGAAAAA caattgccCCTTATCCTTACGCTGACAGCAGAGCAATGTTTGAAATAATTAAGGAAGCAAACAAAG ACATCGCTGTCTTCCTTGTGGGTGGTGACATTAACGTTAAACACTCACGTAGTGCCAAAGTATGTCCTGGGTGCCAATGGAAAAAATCAGCAAATGGAATGGTAATAGTTCCGTTTGTCGTGTCCCCTGATTATT CTAGTTTCGAAATATCAATGTTCGATACGCTCATGAAGGAATTTGAGATTATGACCTGTGTACAGTTTGTCAATAGAAGCAATGAACACGACTATATCAGTATAGAGACTGGAGGAGG GTGTTGGTCGTATGTTGGGAAGGTTGGAG GGGATTACAGCAATTTTATCTTGGATGGAGGAGATACTTTTCAGCTACCATATGGCTACAACTCAATCTTGCAATTTAACTC GAATTACTACAGCACAGGAAAGCCATCAATGGACGTTAAATCTGACCCTACCATAACTCTTGGACAGTATGTAGGACTGGATGATTCGGATGTGAAGAAGGTCAACGCGCTCTATAATTGCA atgtGTGTTCAAGAAAGTTTGTGAAATTATCAGGAACTTTCATCTATAGCTCAACTCTATCAAGCCAAGGAGGACCCAGCTGCTTTTATCTTATACAATCTGTCTACAAG GTTTCCCTGCAGCTCAATGACATCAATATCTTATCATCTCCTGACTGTGATGATGCCTACATTAAAGTCTATGATGGAGTCAGTAAATCATCGCGTCTTCTGCTGGACAAGACATGTGGAAGCAACGTAGTTCCACCTCTAATTTCATCCGGATTTTACATGCTGATAGAGATTGTGAACAACCAGCCATCAGTTGAGAGCACATTTAGTGCTTCCTATCAATCAG TGAAATACGGAGAGACCTTCGTGGCGCAAACCGGGATTGTGAAATCTCCAGGATTTCCTAATATATATCCAACCCATCTGGACGTTGTATATAGCATCATAGCCCCTGAAGGATATACG gtggtTCTAAACTTCCTATTTTTTTGGATTCAAAATTCACCAAAATGCATCCCAGAGTATTTGATAATTAGAGATGGTCCGTTAACCACATCCCCAATCCTGGGCACATATTGTGGACGTCTTGACAACATACAGGTGGCGTCTACTGGCAATGTAGTACTTCTACAGTTCCACAGTGGGAATCTTATTGAATATAATGGGTTTTATGCAAAGTATAAGTTTG AAAATAATATCAACAGTTTCAGAAACATCAGATTAAACAGTGAGTATATAAGACCCTCCACGGACAGGGATATTCTCtag